One window of the Prionailurus bengalensis isolate Pbe53 chromosome E1, Fcat_Pben_1.1_paternal_pri, whole genome shotgun sequence genome contains the following:
- the LOC122484976 gene encoding 60S ribosomal protein L39 yields the protein MSSHKTFRIKRFLAKKQKQNRPIPQWIRMKTGNKIRYNSKRRHWRRTKLGL from the coding sequence ATGTCTTCTCACAAGACTTTCAGGATCAAGCGATTCCtggccaagaaacaaaagcaaaatcgtCCCATTCCCCAGTGGATTCGGATGAAAACTGGTAATAAAATCAGATACAACTCCAAGAGGCGGCATTGGAGAAGAACGAAGCTGGGTCTGTAA